Proteins encoded in a region of the Streptomyces akebiae genome:
- a CDS encoding FadR/GntR family transcriptional regulator: MPLSHPRRSALSEQVIAALRNQITSGEWPVGSRIPTEPELVEELGVARNTVREAVRALAHNGLLDIRQGSGTYVVATSELAGVMHRRFADADPRHIAELRSALESSAAKLAAERRTEKDLKQLDALLARREEAWASGETEAFVTADATFHMAVVAASHNDVVTTVYADLGEVLRDWLRGGVGEELTPETYMDHARLVDAIRAGDAQTAAAEAAGYPFHCRPGRVSPDPAGG; encoded by the coding sequence ATGCCGCTGAGCCATCCCCGCCGATCGGCGCTGTCCGAACAGGTCATCGCCGCGCTGCGGAACCAGATCACCTCGGGCGAGTGGCCGGTCGGCTCCCGCATCCCCACCGAGCCGGAACTGGTCGAGGAGCTGGGCGTCGCCCGGAACACGGTCCGTGAGGCCGTCCGCGCGCTCGCGCACAACGGCCTGCTGGACATCCGCCAGGGCTCCGGCACCTACGTCGTCGCGACCAGCGAGCTCGCGGGCGTGATGCACCGCCGCTTCGCGGACGCCGACCCGCGCCACATCGCCGAGCTGCGCTCCGCCCTGGAGTCGAGCGCCGCGAAGCTGGCGGCCGAGCGGCGCACCGAGAAGGACCTCAAACAGTTGGACGCGCTCCTGGCGCGCCGCGAGGAGGCATGGGCCTCGGGCGAGACGGAGGCCTTCGTGACGGCCGACGCGACCTTCCACATGGCGGTCGTGGCCGCGTCGCACAACGACGTCGTGACGACGGTCTACGCGGACCTGGGTGAGGTCCTGCGGGACTGGTTGCGCGGTGGCGTGGGCGAGGAGCTGACCCCGGAGACGTACATGGACCACGCCCGGCTGGTGGACGCCATCCGCGCGGGCGACGCGCAGACCGCCGCGGCGGAGGCGGCCGGCTATCCGTTCCACTGCCGTCCCGGCCGGGTCAGCCCTGACCCCGCTGGTGGCTGA
- a CDS encoding CynX/NimT family MFS transporter, with protein MDNQSSHDSMMGFMVSEETLTATSTSTSTSTQGRAPSETSASDRAADEPPTPATRAWTTRLVVVGIVLTALNLRPAITSLGALLEEVRTGLGMSGSVAGLLTSVPPLCFALFGVMAPRLARRFGPAAVVCAGMAAIAGGLLIRPYAGGTAGFVAASALALMGIAVSNVLMPVIVKRWFPDRVGSMTGLYSMALALGTSSAAAVTVPMTEALGGSWRTGLAVWALLAAAAVVPWLALLRDRDRGTRSAENPGGASGSAREAAPTLRITRSRTAWALAVFFGLQATAAYITMGWMAQIFRDAGVPAGTAGLLLAVTMVMGVPLAFVIPRLATRLPHQGPIVVALGVCGLLGYGGLHLAPAEGAWAWALLIGVANCSFPLALTMVGMRARTGAGVVQLSAFAQSAGYLISIPGPLLVGVLYQHSGGWGLPLALMAALMLPQIAAGVLAGRDRTVEDEAARRGGPRRPQRGSGVRD; from the coding sequence ATGGACAACCAATCATCCCATGATTCTATGATGGGGTTCATGGTGAGCGAGGAGACCTTGACGGCGACATCCACATCCACATCCACCTCCACACAGGGCCGGGCCCCGTCCGAAACGTCCGCGTCGGACCGGGCCGCAGACGAACCCCCGACGCCCGCCACGCGCGCGTGGACGACCCGCCTGGTCGTCGTCGGTATCGTCCTGACGGCCCTGAACCTCCGTCCCGCCATCACCAGCCTCGGCGCCCTGCTCGAAGAGGTGCGCACCGGGCTCGGCATGAGCGGCAGCGTCGCCGGGCTCCTCACGTCCGTGCCGCCGCTCTGCTTCGCCCTCTTCGGCGTCATGGCGCCCCGGCTCGCCCGCCGGTTCGGTCCGGCCGCCGTCGTCTGCGCGGGCATGGCCGCCATCGCCGGCGGCCTGCTGATACGGCCGTACGCCGGCGGTACGGCCGGATTCGTGGCCGCGAGTGCCCTCGCCCTGATGGGCATCGCCGTCAGCAACGTCCTGATGCCGGTCATCGTCAAGCGCTGGTTCCCGGACCGGGTCGGGTCCATGACGGGCCTCTACTCCATGGCCCTGGCCCTCGGCACCTCCTCCGCGGCTGCCGTCACCGTGCCCATGACCGAGGCGCTGGGCGGGAGTTGGCGGACCGGGCTGGCCGTGTGGGCGCTGCTCGCGGCGGCGGCCGTGGTGCCGTGGCTCGCGTTGCTCCGGGACCGCGACCGGGGCACGCGCTCGGCGGAGAACCCCGGGGGAGCGTCGGGCTCCGCGCGCGAGGCGGCGCCCACCCTGCGGATCACGCGGAGCCGTACCGCCTGGGCGCTCGCCGTGTTCTTCGGTCTCCAGGCGACCGCCGCCTACATCACCATGGGCTGGATGGCGCAGATCTTCCGGGACGCCGGGGTCCCCGCCGGCACGGCCGGGCTGCTGCTGGCCGTCACCATGGTGATGGGCGTGCCGCTGGCCTTCGTGATCCCCCGGCTCGCCACCCGCCTGCCCCACCAGGGGCCGATCGTGGTCGCCCTGGGCGTCTGCGGCCTCCTCGGGTACGGCGGCCTCCACCTCGCCCCGGCGGAGGGCGCCTGGGCGTGGGCGCTGCTGATCGGCGTCGCCAACTGCTCCTTCCCGCTCGCGCTCACGATGGTCGGCATGCGGGCCAGGACCGGCGCGGGCGTGGTCCAGCTGTCCGCCTTCGCGCAGAGCGCGGGCTACCTGATCTCGATCCCCGGCCCGCTCCTCGTCGGCGTCCTCTACCAGCACAGCGGCGGCTGGGGCCTGCCCCTCGCCCTCATGGCCGCGCTGATGCTCCCGCAGATCGCCGCGGGCGTCCTGGCGGGCCGCGACCGGACCGTGGAGGACGAGGCGGCCCGCCGGGGCGGACCCCGGCGGCCCCAGCGGGGGTCGGGGGTGCGAGACTGA
- a CDS encoding metallopeptidase TldD-related protein, which translates to MSARNNKAHKPHEIVERALALSRADGCVVIADEYSTANLRWAGNALTTNGVTRGRSVTVVATVDGKEGTASGVVSRAAVTAEELEPLVRAAEAAARGAGPAEDAQPLVTGVEHSPDFTDAPAETSSAVFADFAPALGESFARARAGGRELYGFANHELVSSYLGTSTGLRLRHDQPNGTLELNAKSPDRKRSAWAGRSTRDFKDVDPAALDAELAVRLGWAERRVPLPAGRYETLLPPTAVADLLIYQMWSASARDAAEGRTVFSKPGGGTRIGERLTELPLTLRSDPNEPGLESAPFVLAHSSGGDSSVFDNGLPLKATEWISGGEIAHLPTTRHSAGLTGLPVVPTIGNLILDGGADRSLAEMVANTERGLLLTCLWYIREVDPATLLLTGLTRDGVYLVENGEVTGEVNNFRFNESPVDLLGRATEAGRTEKTLPREWSDYFTRAAMPALRVPDFNMSSVSQGV; encoded by the coding sequence ATGAGCGCGCGGAACAACAAGGCGCACAAGCCGCACGAGATCGTCGAGCGGGCCCTCGCGCTCTCCCGGGCCGACGGCTGCGTGGTGATCGCCGACGAGTACTCGACGGCGAACCTGCGCTGGGCGGGCAACGCGCTGACCACGAACGGGGTCACCCGGGGCCGGTCGGTGACCGTCGTCGCCACCGTCGACGGCAAGGAGGGCACCGCCTCCGGGGTAGTGTCGCGGGCCGCCGTCACCGCCGAGGAGCTGGAGCCGCTGGTGCGGGCCGCCGAGGCCGCCGCGCGCGGCGCCGGGCCGGCCGAGGACGCCCAGCCGCTGGTCACGGGGGTGGAGCACTCCCCCGACTTCACGGACGCGCCCGCCGAGACCTCCTCCGCCGTGTTCGCCGACTTCGCGCCGGCCCTCGGCGAATCCTTCGCACGCGCGCGTGCGGGCGGCCGTGAGCTGTACGGCTTCGCCAACCACGAGCTGGTGTCGAGCTATCTCGGTACGTCCACCGGGCTGCGGCTGCGCCACGACCAGCCGAACGGGACGCTGGAGCTGAACGCCAAGTCCCCGGACCGCAAGCGCTCGGCCTGGGCGGGGCGCTCCACGCGGGACTTCAAGGACGTCGACCCGGCGGCCCTGGACGCGGAGCTGGCCGTACGCCTCGGCTGGGCCGAGCGGCGGGTGCCGCTGCCCGCCGGACGGTACGAGACGCTGCTGCCCCCGACGGCCGTGGCCGACCTGCTGATCTACCAGATGTGGTCGGCGTCGGCGCGGGACGCCGCCGAGGGGCGGACGGTGTTCAGCAAGCCCGGCGGCGGCACCCGGATCGGCGAGCGGCTGACCGAGCTGCCGCTGACCCTGCGCAGCGACCCGAACGAGCCGGGCCTGGAGTCCGCGCCCTTCGTGCTGGCCCACTCCTCCGGCGGCGACAGCTCGGTGTTCGACAACGGGCTGCCGCTGAAGGCGACCGAGTGGATCAGCGGGGGCGAGATCGCGCATCTGCCGACCACCCGGCACAGCGCGGGCCTGACGGGGCTGCCGGTGGTGCCGACGATCGGCAACCTGATCCTGGACGGCGGGGCGGACCGCTCCCTGGCGGAGATGGTCGCGAACACCGAGCGCGGGCTGTTGCTGACCTGCCTCTGGTACATCCGCGAGGTCGACCCGGCGACGCTGCTGCTGACCGGCCTGACCCGCGACGGCGTCTACCTCGTGGAGAACGGCGAGGTCACGGGCGAGGTCAACAACTTCCGGTTCAACGAGTCGCCGGTGGACCTGCTGGGCAGGGCCACGGAGGCGGGGCGCACGGAGAAGACGCTGCCGCGCGAGTGGAGCGACTACTTCACCAGGGCCGCGATGCCCGCGCTGCGGGTGCCGGATTTCAATATGAGTTCTGTCAGCCAGGGCGTATAA
- a CDS encoding GlsB/YeaQ/YmgE family stress response membrane protein codes for MGWLWAIIVGFVLGLLAKAILPGKQHSPLWLTTIFGMLGAVVGNAIARGFGVEETSGIDWSRHIFQLVAAIAIVALGDMAYMATLGKRKQQR; via the coding sequence ATGGGCTGGTTGTGGGCGATCATCGTGGGATTCGTACTGGGCCTGCTGGCCAAGGCGATCCTCCCGGGCAAGCAGCACAGCCCGCTCTGGCTGACGACGATCTTCGGCATGCTGGGCGCCGTCGTCGGCAACGCGATCGCACGCGGCTTCGGTGTCGAGGAGACGTCCGGCATCGACTGGAGCCGCCACATCTTCCAGCTCGTCGCCGCGATCGCCATCGTGGCTCTGGGCGACATGGCGTACATGGCGACCCTGGGCAAGAGGAAACAGCAGCGCTGA
- the serB gene encoding phosphoserine phosphatase SerB, whose translation MSASQTSSDIPTLLVKIFGKDRPGITAGLFDTLAAYSVDVVDIEQVVTRGRIVLCALVTEPPAGQEGDLRATVHSWAESMKMQAEIISGLGDNRPRGLGRSHVTVLGHPLTAESTARIAARITATGGNIDRIFRLAKYPVTAVEFAVSGAEPETLRTALVTESVALGVDVAVVAAGLHRRAQRLVVMDVDSTLIQDEVIELFAAHAGCEKEVAEVTEAAMRGELDFEQSLHARVALLAGLDASVVEKVRSEVRLTPGARTLIRTLKRLGFQVGVVSGGFTQVTDDLKERLGLDFAQANTLEIVDGKLTGRVEGEIVDRAGKARLLRRFAAEAGVPLAQTVAIGDGANDLDMLNAAGLGVAFNAKPVVREAAHTAVNFPFLDTVLYLLGVTREEVEAADTHDE comes from the coding sequence ATGAGCGCTTCGCAGACCTCCTCTGACATCCCCACCCTCCTCGTCAAGATCTTCGGCAAGGACCGGCCGGGAATCACCGCCGGGCTGTTCGACACCCTCGCCGCGTACTCCGTCGACGTGGTCGACATCGAGCAGGTCGTCACCCGTGGCCGGATCGTCCTGTGCGCGCTCGTGACCGAGCCGCCCGCCGGGCAGGAGGGCGACCTGCGGGCGACCGTCCACAGCTGGGCGGAGTCGATGAAGATGCAGGCGGAGATCATCTCCGGCCTGGGCGACAACCGGCCCCGCGGTCTCGGCCGCTCGCACGTCACCGTGCTGGGCCACCCGCTGACCGCCGAGTCCACCGCCCGCATCGCCGCCCGGATCACGGCCACCGGCGGCAACATCGACCGAATCTTCCGGCTCGCCAAGTACCCGGTGACGGCCGTCGAGTTCGCGGTGTCCGGCGCGGAGCCGGAGACACTGCGGACCGCGCTGGTCACCGAGTCGGTGGCACTCGGCGTGGACGTGGCCGTCGTCGCGGCGGGGCTGCACCGCCGGGCCCAGCGGCTGGTGGTGATGGACGTGGACTCCACGCTCATCCAGGACGAGGTGATCGAGCTCTTCGCCGCGCACGCCGGGTGCGAGAAGGAGGTCGCCGAGGTCACGGAGGCCGCCATGCGCGGCGAGTTGGACTTCGAGCAGTCGCTGCACGCACGCGTGGCGCTGCTGGCGGGGCTGGACGCCTCGGTGGTGGAGAAGGTGCGCAGCGAGGTCCGGCTCACGCCGGGGGCGCGCACTCTGATCCGTACGCTGAAGCGACTCGGCTTCCAAGTCGGTGTCGTCTCCGGCGGGTTCACCCAGGTCACGGACGACCTGAAGGAGCGGCTGGGCCTCGACTTCGCGCAGGCCAACACCTTGGAGATCGTCGACGGCAAGCTCACCGGCAGGGTCGAGGGCGAGATCGTGGACCGGGCGGGCAAGGCACGGCTGCTGCGCCGGTTCGCCGCCGAGGCGGGGGTCCCGCTGGCGCAGACCGTGGCGATCGGCGACGGCGCGAACGATCTCGACATGCTCAACGCGGCCGGTCTGGGCGTCGCCTTCAACGCCAAGCCGGTCGTGCGCGAGGCCGCCCACACCGCGGTGAACTTCCCCTTCCTCGACACCGTGCTGTATCTCCTCGGGGTGACCCGCGAAGAGGTCGAGGCGGCGGACACGCACGACGAGTGA
- the fabG gene encoding 3-oxoacyl-[acyl-carrier-protein] reductase, producing the protein MSRSVLVTGGNRGIGLAIARAFADAGDKVAVTYRSGEPPAGFLAVRCDITDPEQVEQAYKEIEAEHGPVEVLIANAGVTKDQLLMRMSEEDFTSVIDTNLTGTFRVVKRANRGMLRAKKGRVVLISSVVGLYGSPGQANYAASKAALVGFARSLARELGSRNITFNVVAPGFVDTDMTKVLTDEQRAGIVKQVPLGRYAQPEEIAATVRFLASDDASYITGAVIPVDGGLGMGH; encoded by the coding sequence TTGAGCCGCTCGGTTCTCGTCACCGGAGGCAACCGGGGCATCGGCCTCGCCATCGCCCGCGCGTTCGCCGACGCCGGCGACAAGGTCGCCGTCACCTACCGCTCGGGGGAGCCGCCGGCCGGCTTCCTCGCCGTCCGGTGCGACATCACCGACCCCGAGCAGGTGGAGCAGGCCTACAAGGAGATCGAGGCCGAGCACGGCCCGGTCGAGGTCCTGATCGCCAACGCCGGCGTCACCAAGGACCAGCTCCTGATGCGCATGTCCGAGGAGGACTTCACCTCGGTCATCGACACCAACCTCACCGGCACCTTCCGTGTCGTCAAGCGCGCCAACCGAGGCATGCTGCGCGCCAAGAAGGGCCGCGTCGTCCTCATCTCCTCGGTCGTGGGCCTCTACGGCTCGCCCGGCCAGGCCAACTACGCCGCCTCCAAGGCCGCCCTGGTCGGCTTCGCGCGTTCCCTCGCCCGTGAGCTGGGCTCGCGCAACATCACCTTCAACGTCGTCGCCCCCGGCTTCGTGGACACCGACATGACCAAGGTGCTCACCGACGAACAGCGCGCGGGCATCGTGAAGCAGGTGCCGCTCGGCCGTTACGCGCAGCCCGAGGAGATCGCCGCGACGGTGCGGTTCCTCGCCTCGGACGACGCCTCGTACATCACTGGAGCCGTCATCCCCGTAGACGGCGGACTGGGAATGGGTCACTGA
- a CDS encoding SixA phosphatase family protein: protein MSVAESRRIVLFRHAKADWPQVSDHERPLADRGRMDAAVAGRKLADSGIPLDLALCSTAVRTRETWKLAVHELPERPKTVYEERIYEASPGELIALLNETPDDAQNVVLVGHNPGIQGLADILAGSAEGDARERMNRLGFPAAAFAVLTFDGAWKSLEPGVGTLADYWAPTE from the coding sequence ATGAGCGTCGCAGAATCCCGCAGGATCGTCCTTTTCCGGCATGCGAAGGCCGACTGGCCCCAGGTTTCCGACCACGAGCGGCCGCTCGCCGACCGGGGCCGCATGGACGCCGCCGTCGCCGGGCGCAAGCTGGCCGACTCCGGAATCCCCCTCGACCTTGCCCTCTGCTCCACCGCCGTCAGGACCCGCGAGACCTGGAAGCTGGCCGTGCACGAACTGCCCGAGCGACCGAAAACGGTCTACGAGGAGCGGATCTACGAGGCCTCGCCCGGCGAGTTGATCGCCCTGCTCAACGAAACCCCGGACGACGCGCAGAACGTCGTGCTGGTCGGTCACAACCCCGGAATCCAGGGCCTCGCCGACATCCTCGCCGGCAGTGCCGAGGGCGACGCCCGCGAGCGCATGAACCGCCTCGGCTTCCCGGCCGCCGCCTTCGCCGTGCTCACCTTCGATGGCGCCTGGAAGAGCCTGGAGCCGGGCGTGGGCACCCTGGCCGACTACTGGGCGCCGACCGAGTAA
- a CDS encoding SGM_5486 family transporter-associated protein: protein MPVLDPNPQNGQKKMLLVFGSFLAIFVVIGIIAAIASP, encoded by the coding sequence ATGCCAGTGCTCGACCCGAACCCTCAGAACGGCCAGAAGAAGATGCTCCTGGTCTTCGGCTCGTTCCTCGCCATCTTCGTCGTCATCGGGATCATCGCGGCCATCGCGTCACCGTGA
- the tyrS gene encoding tyrosine--tRNA ligase — protein MTDIVDELKWRGLFALSTDEDALRKALADGPVTFYCGFDPTAPSLHVGHLVQVLTVRRLQQAGHRPLALVGGATGLIGDPRPTAERTLNDPETVAGWVGKLRGQIEPFLSFEGENAAVMVNNLDWTEGLSAIEFLRDIGKHFRVNKMLTKDSVARRLESDQGISYTEFSYQILQGMDFLQLYRRYGCTLQQGGSDQWGNLTAGLDLIHRLEPGVEAHALATPLMTKADGTKFGKTEGGAVWLDPEMTTPYAFYQFWLNVDDRDITRYMRILSFKSRAELEELEKQTEERPQARAAQRALAEELTTLVHGAQQTAAVIAASRALFGQGELTELDEKTLAAALSELPHAKVAELAPVVDLLAEVGLVPSKSAGRRTVKEGGAYVNNVKVTAEDAVPASEDLIHGRWLVLRRGKKNLAAVEVTGA, from the coding sequence GTGACGGACATCGTCGACGAGCTGAAGTGGCGGGGGTTGTTCGCCCTGTCCACCGACGAGGACGCTTTGCGCAAGGCGCTCGCGGACGGTCCCGTCACGTTCTATTGCGGTTTCGATCCGACCGCGCCGTCCCTGCACGTCGGACATCTGGTGCAGGTGCTCACCGTGCGCCGGCTCCAGCAGGCCGGTCACCGGCCGCTGGCGCTGGTCGGCGGTGCGACGGGCCTGATCGGCGACCCCCGCCCCACGGCGGAGCGCACGCTGAACGATCCGGAGACCGTCGCCGGCTGGGTCGGCAAGCTGCGCGGTCAGATCGAGCCGTTCCTGTCCTTCGAGGGCGAGAACGCGGCCGTCATGGTCAACAACCTCGACTGGACCGAGGGCCTGTCCGCCATCGAGTTCCTGCGGGACATCGGCAAGCACTTCCGCGTCAACAAGATGCTGACGAAGGACTCCGTCGCCCGTCGTCTGGAGTCCGACCAGGGCATCAGTTACACCGAGTTCAGCTACCAGATCCTCCAGGGCATGGACTTCCTCCAGCTCTACCGGAGGTACGGCTGCACCCTCCAGCAGGGCGGCAGCGACCAGTGGGGCAACCTCACGGCCGGTCTGGACCTGATCCACCGGCTGGAGCCCGGCGTGGAGGCGCACGCGCTGGCCACCCCGCTGATGACCAAGGCGGACGGCACCAAGTTCGGCAAGACCGAGGGCGGCGCCGTCTGGCTCGACCCGGAGATGACCACGCCGTACGCGTTCTACCAGTTCTGGCTGAACGTGGACGATCGGGACATCACCCGGTACATGCGGATCCTCTCCTTCAAGTCCCGTGCGGAGCTTGAGGAGTTGGAAAAGCAGACGGAGGAGCGGCCGCAGGCGCGGGCAGCGCAGCGGGCGCTGGCCGAGGAGCTGACGACGCTGGTGCACGGCGCGCAGCAGACGGCCGCCGTGATCGCCGCGTCGCGCGCCCTCTTCGGTCAGGGCGAGCTGACGGAGCTGGACGAGAAGACGCTGGCCGCGGCGCTGTCCGAGCTGCCGCACGCGAAGGTGGCCGAGCTGGCGCCGGTCGTGGACCTCCTCGCGGAGGTCGGGCTGGTGCCGAGCAAGTCCGCGGGACGGCGGACCGTGAAGGAGGGCGGGGCCTACGTGAACAACGTGAAGGTCACCGCGGAGGACGCCGTGCCGGCGTCGGAGGACCTCATTCACGGGCGGTGGCTGGTGTTGCGGCGGGGGAAGAAGAACCTGGCCGCGGTCGAGGTGACCGGCGCCTAG
- the fabI gene encoding enoyl-ACP reductase FabI: MSGILEGKRVLITGVLMESSIAFHTAKLAQEQGAEIILTAFPRPTLTERIAKKLPKPTKVIELDVTNDEHLGRLADIVGEELGGLDGVVHSIGFAPQDALGGNFLNTPFESVATAMHVSAYSLKSLTMACLPLMQNGGSVVGLTFDAKFAWPQYDWMGPAKAALEATSRYVARDLGKQNIRCNLVSAGPLASMAAKSIPGFGELAAVWDDRSPLEWDLKDPEPAGRGVVALLSDWFPKTTGEIIHVDGGLHAIGA, from the coding sequence ATGAGCGGAATCCTCGAGGGCAAGCGCGTCCTGATCACCGGTGTGCTGATGGAGTCCTCCATCGCCTTCCACACCGCCAAGCTGGCCCAGGAGCAGGGCGCCGAGATCATCCTCACGGCCTTCCCGCGGCCGACGCTGACCGAGCGCATCGCCAAGAAGCTCCCCAAGCCCACCAAGGTCATCGAGCTCGACGTCACCAACGACGAGCACCTCGGGCGCCTGGCCGACATCGTCGGCGAGGAACTGGGCGGTCTCGACGGCGTCGTCCACTCCATCGGCTTCGCCCCGCAGGACGCCCTCGGCGGCAACTTCCTGAACACGCCCTTCGAGTCCGTCGCCACCGCGATGCACGTCTCGGCGTACTCCCTGAAGTCGCTGACCATGGCCTGCCTGCCGCTGATGCAGAACGGCGGCTCGGTCGTCGGCCTCACCTTCGACGCGAAGTTCGCGTGGCCGCAGTACGACTGGATGGGGCCGGCCAAGGCCGCTCTGGAGGCCACCAGCCGTTACGTCGCCCGGGACCTGGGCAAGCAGAACATCCGCTGCAACCTGGTCTCCGCCGGCCCTCTCGCCTCCATGGCCGCCAAGTCCATCCCGGGCTTCGGCGAGCTGGCCGCCGTGTGGGACGACCGTTCGCCGCTGGAGTGGGACCTCAAGGACCCCGAGCCGGCCGGCCGCGGCGTCGTCGCGCTGCTCAGCGACTGGTTCCCCAAGACCACCGGCGAGATCATCCACGTGGACGGCGGGCTGCACGCGATCGGCGCGTGA
- a CDS encoding TldD/PmbA family protein, which translates to MPHSIDEAFTALPLRALADAALARARALGADHADFRFERVRSASWRIRDAKPAGSSDTTDLGYAVRVVHGGTWGFASGVDLTMDAAAKVASQAVAMAKLSAQVIKAAGSDERVELADEPVHADKTWISSYEIDPFTVPDEEKTALLTEWSTRLLAADGINHVDASLLTVHENKFYADTAGTVTTQQRVRLHPSLTAVSVDESSGEFDSMRTLAPPVGRGWEYVTGTGWDWDDELARIPDLLAEKMRAPSVEAGIYDLVVDPSNLWLTIHESIGHATELDRALGYEAAYAGTSFATFDKLHKLKYGSELMNVTGDRTAEHGLATIGYDDEGVAGQSWDLVRDGTLVGYQLDRRIAKLTGLGRSNGCAYADSPGHVPVQRMANVSLRPDPAGMSTEDLIGGVDRGVYVVGDRSWSIDMQRYNFQFTGQRFFKIENGRITGQLRDVAYQATTTDFWGSMAAVGGPQTYVLGGAFNCGKAQPGQVAAVSHGCPSALFKGVNILNTTQEAGR; encoded by the coding sequence GTGCCTCATTCCATCGACGAAGCCTTCACGGCACTACCGCTGAGGGCGTTGGCCGACGCGGCCCTGGCCCGCGCCCGTGCTCTCGGCGCCGACCACGCCGACTTCCGGTTCGAGCGGGTGCGCAGCGCGTCCTGGCGGATCAGGGACGCGAAGCCCGCCGGGTCGTCGGACACGACCGACCTCGGGTACGCGGTGCGGGTGGTGCACGGCGGGACCTGGGGGTTCGCGTCGGGGGTGGACCTGACGATGGACGCCGCCGCGAAGGTCGCCTCGCAGGCCGTGGCCATGGCCAAGCTGTCCGCGCAGGTCATCAAGGCCGCCGGGTCCGACGAGCGGGTCGAGCTGGCGGACGAGCCCGTGCATGCCGACAAGACCTGGATCTCCTCCTACGAGATCGACCCGTTCACGGTCCCCGACGAGGAGAAGACCGCGCTGCTCACGGAGTGGAGCACGCGGCTGCTGGCGGCCGACGGGATCAACCATGTCGACGCCTCGCTGCTCACGGTCCACGAGAACAAGTTCTACGCCGACACCGCGGGGACCGTGACCACGCAGCAGCGCGTACGGCTGCATCCGTCGCTGACCGCCGTGTCCGTCGACGAGTCCAGTGGTGAGTTCGACTCGATGCGGACGCTGGCACCGCCGGTCGGGCGCGGCTGGGAGTACGTGACGGGCACCGGCTGGGACTGGGACGACGAGCTGGCGCGCATCCCGGACCTGCTCGCGGAGAAGATGCGGGCACCGAGTGTCGAGGCGGGCATCTACGACCTGGTCGTCGACCCGTCCAACCTGTGGCTGACCATCCACGAGTCCATCGGCCACGCCACCGAGCTGGACCGCGCGCTCGGCTACGAGGCCGCGTACGCCGGCACGTCCTTCGCCACCTTCGACAAGCTCCACAAGCTCAAGTACGGCTCCGAGCTGATGAACGTCACCGGTGACCGCACCGCCGAGCACGGTCTGGCGACCATCGGGTACGACGACGAGGGCGTGGCGGGCCAGAGCTGGGACCTCGTCCGCGACGGCACCCTCGTCGGCTATCAACTCGACCGCCGCATCGCGAAGTTGACCGGCCTCGGCCGCTCCAACGGCTGTGCGTACGCCGACTCCCCCGGGCATGTGCCGGTGCAACGCATGGCCAATGTGTCGCTGCGGCCGGATCCGGCCGGGATGTCGACGGAGGATCTGATCGGCGGGGTCGACCGGGGCGTGTACGTCGTCGGGGACCGGTCCTGGTCCATCGACATGCAGCGGTACAACTTCCAGTTCACCGGGCAGCGGTTCTTCAAGATCGAGAACGGGCGGATCACCGGGCAGCTGCGGGACGTCGCCTACCAGGCGACGACGACCGACTTCTGGGGGTCCATGGCGGCCGTGGGCGGGCCGCAGACCTATGTCCTGGGCGGCGCGTTCAACTGCGGCAAGGCCCAGCCGGGTCAGGTCGCCGCGGTGTCGCACGGCTGCCCGTCGGCCCTCTTCAAGGGCGTCAACATTCTGAACACCACGCAGGAGGCCGGTCGATGA